Below is a window of Halolamina sp. CBA1230 DNA.
TCGTCGCCTCCTCCATCCGCTCGCGCTGGTCGCCGACGGCGCCCTGTTCCTGTGAGAGCACCAACTGCGAGAGCGTCAACACGAGCGTGACGCCGGTCACGGTCGACCCCACGAGCGCCTGTGAGAGCGTGTCCACCGAGTCGCTCGCGGTGACCAGTTGGTGGGCGGGCGTGGGATGGACGATCCCGCCGACGAAGACGCCGAGGAAGAGGAAGGCGACGATCGCCAGCGCGACCAGCCGTCGGTCCGCACTCATCAGCAGCCAGAGCTTCGCCGTGCTCGCGCCCGCCCGCTCGCGGATCGTGTCGCTGGTCTGCCCTTGGGAGTCGTCGTCGGCACTGCCGCCGCTCACGCCGGCTCACCCCCCCGACGAGCTCGGGTGTCCCCCGTCGTGTGCCGGATCACTCCTCGTCCCGGAGCTCCTCGAGTTCGCTTTCGATCTCGGGGTCGGTTTCCGTCTCGCCGTCGTCGGACTCGGCCGCCGCCTCGCTCGTCGATTCGCTCGCCGCCTCGCTCTCGTCGGCGCCGTTCCCCTCGACGTCCTCGCCGAGCTCCCCTTTCAGCGTCGCGAGTTCGGACTCGACTTCGGTGTCGGTCCGCCCCTGTTCGAGTTCGCGGTCGATCGGGTCCTCGTCGGAGAGCGCGTTCTCGAAGGCGCCCGACTCCTCGAGTTCGTCCATCGCCTCCGCGCGGGCCTCCATATCCTCGGTGCGCTCCTCGGAGCGCTCGATAGCCCGGGTCACGTCGGCCATCTCGTCGCCGGCGCCGGTCATCGCCTCGGAGACGCGGGTCTCGGCCTCGGCGGCGTCGTGGCGGGCCTTCAGCGTCTCCTTCTTGGTGCGGAACTCCTCGATCTGGCTCTGGAGCTCCTCCTTCTTCTCGACGAGGCGGTCCTGTGACTCCTGGAGATCAGCGATCTGGGCCTCCAGATCCTCGATCTCGTTCATCTTCGACTTCTTCTTCTCCAGCGCCTCGCGGGCGAGGTCGTCGCGGTCCTGCCGGACGGCCTCGCGGGCCTGTTCGTTGTGTTTCTCGACGTTCTCCTCCAGCCGGCGCTTCTGGATCTCCAGGCGTTTCTTCTGGGTCGTCAGGTCGGCGATACCCTGCTTGACCTCCTGGAGCTGGTCGCGCATCTGCTCGTAGGAGTAGTCGAGCGTCTCGTTGGGGTCCTCGGCGCGGTTAAGCACCGAGTTCATCTTCGATCGGAGGATGTACGAGGCGCGCGAGAGGATTCCCATAGCCGGGTATGCGGTCGTCAGCGCCTTAAACTTCCCGCGGATTACTGTGCCAGCGAACGGAAAGCGCTTGGCGGTGGCAGCCCCACTCCGACCCATGAGCGACAGCGACCCGGTCGTGATCCCGAGCGCGCGGGACGTGCGGGCGAGTCTCGACGAAGGTGCGACCGGCGACGGTCGGCCGGGCGCCGACAACGGTGCGACCGGCGACGGTCGGCCGGGCGCCGACAACGGTGTGACCGGCGAGGCAGAGGCCTGCGTCGTCGCCTGCCCGCCCCACCCCCAGCAGCGCGGCCACCGCGGCGACCAGCGCCTCGTCGCGATCAGCGACCACCTCACCGACGCCAGCGTCGACTGCCTGCGGTTCGACTACGGCGACTGGGACGAGGGGTACGGCGAACTCGGCGACACGTACGCCGCCGTCGACTGGGCCGCGGAGCGCTACGACCGCGTGGGGCTGACGGGGTTCAGCTTCGGTGGCTGTCTGGCGCTGCTCGCGGCCGGCGGGACGACCGTCGACGGCGGGCCGGGAACGCCG
It encodes the following:
- a CDS encoding PspA/IM30 family protein, yielding MGILSRASYILRSKMNSVLNRAEDPNETLDYSYEQMRDQLQEVKQGIADLTTQKKRLEIQKRRLEENVEKHNEQAREAVRQDRDDLAREALEKKKSKMNEIEDLEAQIADLQESQDRLVEKKEELQSQIEEFRTKKETLKARHDAAEAETRVSEAMTGAGDEMADVTRAIERSEERTEDMEARAEAMDELEESGAFENALSDEDPIDRELEQGRTDTEVESELATLKGELGEDVEGNGADESEAASESTSEAAAESDDGETETDPEIESELEELRDEE
- a CDS encoding CocE/NonD family hydrolase, which encodes MSDSDPVVIPSARDVRASLDEGATGDGRPGADNGATGDGRPGADNGVTGEAEACVVACPPHPQQRGHRGDQRLVAISDHLTDASVDCLRFDYGDWDEGYGELGDTYAAVDWAAERYDRVGLTGFSFGGCLALLAAGGTTVDGGPGTPPDLAAVAALAPPSRLNDDLLVAPAMERVEAPGTVVYGERDDTADWQLPVQKAQELGWETTAIPADHFFVGRTGKLAETIGGFLLDYCASR